In Streptomyces dangxiongensis, one DNA window encodes the following:
- a CDS encoding response regulator: MQPTATVLVYSDDSNTREQVRLAAGRRPAPDVPPLEFVECATPEGALRELDKGGIDVCVLDGEAVPLGGMGMCRQIKDEVFDCPPVLLLMGRPQDAWLATWSRADAAVTLPVDPVEFASSLASLLRRKRLLSA; encoded by the coding sequence ATGCAGCCGACCGCCACGGTGCTGGTCTACAGCGACGACTCCAACACCCGCGAGCAAGTACGGCTGGCAGCCGGGCGCAGGCCGGCCCCGGACGTCCCCCCGCTGGAGTTCGTGGAGTGCGCGACTCCCGAGGGGGCGCTGCGCGAGCTGGACAAGGGCGGCATCGACGTCTGCGTGCTCGACGGCGAGGCCGTGCCGCTGGGGGGCATGGGGATGTGCCGGCAGATCAAGGACGAGGTGTTCGACTGCCCGCCGGTGCTCCTGCTGATGGGCCGCCCCCAGGACGCCTGGCTGGCCACCTGGAGCCGCGCCGACGCCGCTGTGACGCTGCCGGTGGACCCGGTGGAGTTCGCCTCCTCGCTGGCCTCCCTCCTGCGCCGCAAGAGGCTCCTGAGCGCCTAG
- the ctaE gene encoding aa3-type cytochrome oxidase subunit III, protein MSVVATATTVETGHAHPSVNRPNLTSVGTIIWLSSELMFFAALFAMYFTLRSVTGPAHWKEMAHALNVPFSATNTTILVLSSLTCQLGVFAAERGDVKKLRGWFTLTFIMGAIFIGGQIYEYTELVKKDGISLSSDPYGSVFYLTTGFHGLHVTGGLIAFLLVLGRTYAAKRFTHEQATAAIVVSYYWHFVDVVWIGLFATIYLIK, encoded by the coding sequence ATGTCGGTCGTGGCGACAGCAACGACAGTAGAAACCGGGCACGCGCACCCGTCGGTCAACCGGCCGAACCTCACCAGCGTCGGAACCATCATCTGGCTGAGTTCCGAGCTGATGTTCTTCGCGGCCCTCTTCGCGATGTACTTCACCCTCCGGTCGGTGACCGGACCGGCCCATTGGAAGGAGATGGCGCACGCGCTCAACGTGCCCTTCTCCGCGACGAACACCACGATCCTGGTGCTCTCCTCCCTCACCTGCCAGCTCGGTGTCTTCGCTGCCGAACGCGGCGACGTGAAGAAGCTCCGTGGCTGGTTCACTCTCACCTTCATCATGGGTGCGATCTTCATCGGCGGTCAGATCTACGAGTACACGGAGCTGGTGAAGAAGGACGGCATCTCGCTCTCCTCCGACCCGTACGGCTCGGTGTTCTACCTGACCACCGGCTTCCACGGCCTGCACGTGACGGGCGGTCTCATCGCCTTCCTGCTGGTCCTCGGCCGCACCTACGCGGCCAAGAGGTTCACGCACGAGCAGGCGACCGCCGCCATCGTCGTGTCCTACTACTGGCACTTCGTCGATGTCGTCTGGATCGGCCTCTTCGCCACGATCTACCTGATCAAGTAG
- the qcrC gene encoding cytochrome bc1 complex diheme cytochrome c subunit — protein sequence MKKLSARRRHPLAAVVVLLLALAATGGLYAAFAPAGKAQADDTSQSLTIKEGKKLYEVGCASCHGTGGQGSSDGPSLVGVGAAAVDFQVGTGRMPASTSQMAQLPRKKVSYTQTEIDQLAAYVASLGAGPNVPTKDQYGPAGADIAKGGELFRTNCAQCHNFTGKGGALTKGKYAPSLEGVAPKHIYEAMQTGPQNMPSFPDTTMSEKNKKDIIAYLNAVDGDETENPGGLELGGVGPVSEGLFGWIFGLGGLIAVAVWVAARTAKAKKS from the coding sequence GTGAAAAAGCTCTCCGCACGACGACGCCATCCGCTGGCGGCGGTCGTCGTCCTACTCCTCGCGCTGGCGGCCACTGGGGGGCTGTACGCCGCGTTCGCGCCCGCGGGCAAGGCGCAGGCCGATGACACCTCCCAGTCCCTCACCATCAAGGAGGGCAAGAAGCTCTACGAGGTCGGCTGCGCCAGTTGCCACGGCACCGGTGGCCAGGGCTCCTCCGACGGCCCCAGCCTGGTCGGCGTGGGTGCGGCCGCGGTCGACTTCCAGGTGGGCACCGGCCGCATGCCGGCCTCCACCTCGCAGATGGCCCAGCTTCCGCGCAAGAAGGTCAGCTACACGCAGACCGAGATCGACCAGCTCGCCGCGTACGTCGCGTCGCTGGGCGCCGGCCCGAACGTGCCGACCAAGGACCAGTACGGCCCGGCCGGCGCGGACATCGCCAAGGGCGGCGAACTGTTCCGGACCAACTGCGCGCAGTGCCACAACTTCACCGGCAAGGGCGGTGCCCTCACCAAGGGCAAGTACGCGCCGAGCCTGGAGGGTGTCGCTCCGAAGCACATCTACGAGGCCATGCAGACCGGCCCGCAGAACATGCCGTCCTTCCCCGACACCACGATGTCGGAGAAGAACAAGAAGGACATCATCGCGTACCTGAACGCGGTCGACGGCGATGAGACGGAGAACCCGGGTGGTCTGGAGCTGGGCGGCGTCGGGCCGGTCAGCGAGGGTCTCTTCGGCTGGATCTTCGGTCTCGGCGGACTGATCGCCGTCGCCGTGTGGGTTGCCGCCCGGACCGCAAAGGCCAAGAAGTCATGA
- the qcrA gene encoding cytochrome bc1 complex Rieske iron-sulfur subunit, with protein sequence MSSQDIPEENLPAGRDHAHGAVDVADHENPFANPGLPPHEHRIQDIDERAAKRSERVVALLFTVSMLATIGFIAAYLAIPNDKSIFVFPLGHISAMNFALGLTLGIALFCIGAGAVHWARTLMSDVEVADDRHPIEASPEVRAKVHDDFRLGAKESALGRRKLIRNTMFGALALVPLSGVMLLGGLGPAPGTKLRHTLWAKNKRLVNMNTNQPLRPEDIAVGSLTFAKPDGLEERAEDFQDQMAKAALMIVRLQPGNIKDKRELDWSHEGIVAFSKICTHVGCPISLYEQQTHHVLCPCHQSTFDLSDGARVIFGPAGHPLPQLRIGVDSEGYLQALGDFEEPVGPAFWERG encoded by the coding sequence ATGAGTAGCCAAGACATTCCAGAAGAGAACCTGCCCGCCGGGCGGGACCACGCGCACGGCGCGGTAGACGTCGCGGACCACGAGAACCCGTTCGCGAACCCCGGACTGCCGCCGCACGAGCACCGGATCCAGGACATCGACGAGCGGGCCGCCAAGCGGTCCGAGCGCGTGGTCGCCCTGCTGTTCACGGTGTCGATGCTGGCGACGATCGGCTTCATCGCCGCCTACCTGGCGATCCCGAACGACAAGTCGATCTTCGTCTTCCCGCTCGGGCACATCAGCGCGATGAACTTCGCGCTGGGGCTGACCCTGGGCATCGCCCTGTTCTGCATCGGCGCGGGCGCGGTCCACTGGGCCCGCACCCTCATGTCCGACGTGGAGGTCGCCGACGACCGTCACCCGATCGAGGCCTCCCCCGAGGTCCGCGCGAAGGTCCACGACGACTTCCGCCTGGGTGCCAAGGAATCGGCGCTCGGCCGGCGCAAGCTGATCCGCAACACCATGTTCGGCGCGCTGGCCCTGGTGCCGCTCTCCGGCGTGATGCTGCTCGGCGGTCTGGGCCCGGCCCCCGGGACCAAGCTCCGCCACACCCTGTGGGCCAAGAACAAGCGCCTGGTCAACATGAACACGAACCAGCCGCTGCGTCCCGAGGACATCGCCGTCGGCTCGCTCACCTTCGCCAAGCCCGACGGCCTGGAGGAGCGCGCCGAGGACTTCCAGGACCAGATGGCCAAGGCGGCCCTGATGATCGTCCGGCTCCAGCCGGGCAACATCAAGGACAAGCGCGAACTCGACTGGTCGCACGAGGGCATCGTCGCGTTCTCGAAGATCTGCACCCACGTGGGCTGCCCGATCTCGCTGTACGAGCAGCAGACGCACCACGTGCTGTGCCCGTGCCACCAGTCCACCTTCGACCTCTCCGACGGCGCCCGAGTCATCTTCGGCCCCGCCGGCCACCCCCTGCCGCAGCTGCGCATCGGTGTGGACAGTGAGGGTTACCTCCAGGCGCTCGGCGACTTCGAGGAGCCCGTCGGTCCTGCTTTC